Proteins from a single region of Gordonia hongkongensis:
- a CDS encoding acyl-CoA dehydrogenase family protein encodes MTTFADAALARLDGDERVIVETAAGFAAKKLAPFALEWDATNHFPVDELREASKLGMGAIYCAEDSGGSGLRRLDGVRIFEQLAYADPAVASFLSIHNMCTWMVDEYGTDEQRSTWVPRLAMMETVASYCLTEPGAGSDAAALATRAERAGDEYVLTGVKQFISGAGSSDLYVIMARTGDAGPKGISTFLVEKDSPGLSFGAQEHKMGWHAQPTAQVILDEVRVPAGNLLGGTEGIGFGIAMNGLNGGRINIAASSLGGAQAAFDKAAAYVASRRAFGNALIDEPTIRFTLADMATSLQASRLMLWQAATALDDGAPDKVEQCAMAKRFVTDTCYEVADQALQLHGGYGYLTEYGIEKIVRDLRVHRILEGTNEIMRVVLGRSIATRYRSLAP; translated from the coding sequence AACTGGCGCCGTTCGCGCTCGAATGGGATGCCACGAACCACTTCCCGGTCGACGAGTTGCGTGAGGCCTCGAAACTCGGGATGGGTGCCATCTACTGTGCCGAGGATTCCGGCGGCAGCGGTCTGCGACGCCTCGACGGGGTGCGCATCTTCGAGCAACTGGCGTACGCCGATCCGGCCGTCGCGTCGTTCCTGTCCATCCACAACATGTGCACGTGGATGGTCGACGAGTACGGCACCGACGAACAGCGTTCGACCTGGGTGCCGCGCCTGGCCATGATGGAGACGGTGGCGAGCTACTGCCTGACCGAGCCGGGTGCCGGCTCCGACGCGGCGGCGCTCGCCACGCGTGCCGAGCGGGCCGGCGACGAGTACGTGCTCACCGGGGTCAAACAGTTCATCTCCGGGGCCGGGTCGTCGGACCTCTACGTCATCATGGCGCGCACCGGTGACGCCGGACCCAAGGGCATCTCCACGTTCTTGGTCGAGAAGGATTCGCCCGGACTGAGTTTCGGGGCCCAGGAGCACAAGATGGGCTGGCATGCGCAGCCCACCGCCCAGGTCATCCTCGACGAGGTGCGGGTGCCCGCGGGCAACCTCCTCGGCGGCACCGAGGGCATCGGGTTCGGCATCGCCATGAACGGTCTGAACGGCGGCCGCATCAACATCGCGGCGTCGTCGCTCGGTGGGGCGCAAGCCGCCTTCGACAAGGCGGCGGCCTATGTCGCGAGTCGCCGCGCGTTCGGCAACGCGCTCATCGACGAGCCGACCATCCGGTTCACCCTCGCCGACATGGCCACCTCGCTGCAGGCGTCCCGGCTGATGTTGTGGCAGGCGGCGACGGCGCTCGACGACGGCGCGCCCGACAAGGTCGAACAGTGCGCGATGGCGAAGCGTTTCGTCACCGACACCTGCTACGAGGTCGCCGACCAGGCGCTACAGCTGCACGGCGGATACGGGTATCTCACCGAGTACGGAATCGAGAAAATCGTCCGCGACCTCCGTGTGCACCGCATCCTGGAGGGGACCAACGAGATCATGCGGGTCGTGCTCGGCCGTTCGATCGCGACCCGCTACCGGTCCCTCGCCCCCTGA
- a CDS encoding MarR family winged helix-turn-helix transcriptional regulator: MAGRSMDFDPIAEARENWTQAGWGEVADGMVAVTSVMRAHQILLARVEAALRPFDLSFSRFELLRLLAFSRQGSLPITKASDRLQVHVTSVTHAIRRLEEGGLVRRVPHPTDGRTTLVEITELGRKTVGDATETLNREVFGNVGMSDDEMTGLVGAIQSLRKHNGDF, translated from the coding sequence ATGGCAGGGCGCAGCATGGATTTCGACCCCATCGCCGAAGCACGGGAGAACTGGACCCAGGCGGGGTGGGGCGAGGTGGCCGACGGCATGGTCGCGGTGACGTCGGTGATGCGCGCCCATCAGATCCTGCTCGCCCGTGTCGAGGCCGCCCTGCGTCCGTTCGATCTCAGCTTCTCCCGCTTCGAACTGCTCCGCCTGCTGGCGTTCTCGCGTCAGGGGTCCTTGCCGATCACCAAGGCCAGTGACCGGCTCCAGGTCCACGTGACCAGCGTGACCCACGCGATCCGTCGCCTCGAGGAGGGCGGGCTCGTCCGCCGCGTCCCGCACCCCACCGATGGACGTACCACGCTCGTCGAGATCACCGAACTCGGCCGCAAGACGGTGGGCGACGCCACGGAGACCCTCAACCGCGAGGTGTTCGGCAACGTCGGCATGTCCGACGACGAGATGACCGGCCTCGTCGGCGCCATCCAGTCACTTCGCAAGCACAACGGGGACTTCTGA
- the mmsB gene encoding 3-hydroxyisobutyrate dehydrogenase, which produces MTTIAFLGLGNMGGPMAANLVKAGHTVRGFDPVPEAVKTAQENGIETFPAAIEAVSAAEVVVTMLPNGGIVKKLYDEILPATPTGALFIDSSTISVDDARDIHQRATEHGFAQVDAPVSGGVKGAVAGTLAFMVGGEDEAFAAARTTLDPMAGKIIHCGAAGAGQAAKVCNNMVLAVQQIAVGEAFVLAQKLGLDDQALYDVITGATGNCWAVETNCPVPGPVPTSPANNDFKPGFATALMNKDLGLAMDAVASTGARAPLGTHAAQLYRGFAEQHADLDFSAIITSLH; this is translated from the coding sequence ATGACGACGATCGCCTTCCTCGGCCTCGGCAACATGGGTGGCCCGATGGCCGCCAATCTGGTGAAAGCCGGTCACACCGTCCGCGGTTTCGATCCGGTACCCGAGGCGGTGAAGACCGCGCAGGAGAACGGCATCGAGACCTTCCCGGCCGCCATCGAGGCCGTGTCCGCCGCCGAGGTCGTGGTGACGATGCTGCCCAACGGCGGCATCGTGAAGAAGCTGTATGACGAGATCCTGCCGGCGACTCCGACCGGAGCCCTGTTCATCGACTCGTCGACGATCTCGGTCGACGACGCGCGGGACATCCACCAGCGCGCCACCGAGCACGGCTTCGCACAGGTCGACGCCCCGGTCTCGGGTGGGGTGAAGGGTGCCGTCGCCGGCACCCTGGCGTTCATGGTCGGCGGCGAGGACGAGGCCTTCGCCGCAGCGCGCACCACCCTGGATCCGATGGCGGGCAAGATCATCCACTGCGGTGCCGCGGGTGCCGGCCAGGCCGCCAAGGTGTGCAACAACATGGTGCTCGCCGTCCAGCAGATCGCGGTGGGGGAGGCCTTCGTACTCGCCCAGAAGCTGGGCCTCGACGACCAGGCGCTCTACGACGTGATCACCGGCGCCACGGGCAACTGCTGGGCCGTCGAGACCAACTGCCCCGTCCCCGGGCCGGTCCCCACCTCGCCGGCGAACAATGACTTCAAGCCGGGCTTCGCCACCGCCCTGATGAACAAGGACCTCGGTCTCGCGATGGACGCCGTCGCCAGCACCGGCGCCCGTGCGCCGCTGGGCACCCACGCCGCACAGCTCTACCGCGGCTTCGCCGAACAGCACGCTGACCTCGACTTCAGCGCGATCATCACCTCGCTGCACTAG
- a CDS encoding DUF559 domain-containing protein, with amino-acid sequence MDLAELTARRDGVFSTREARDCGASSSTIQRKVAAGEWKAVARGVYLVAGHHRTARAQARIAVLSVHNMAVLGGPAAAWWLGLHDTEPRKHLVYTPTRGSARRSSATAVVRFRRLHDDDITEHQGLRTTSAALTVLDASLDLGISILDSALLSTRVTLDALRAAHDRYPNRHGAPRVAAYLKLLGDGARSEAERLTTELLTAAGISGWMPNMPAYGYVIDFAFPDRKVAVEIDGFSFHRDAAAFQRDRTKRNLLTANGWTVLNFTWTDLVDRPAQVAADVRAVLRRAAA; translated from the coding sequence ATGGACCTCGCCGAACTGACCGCCCGCCGAGACGGCGTGTTCTCCACCCGCGAAGCGCGTGATTGCGGTGCGAGCTCGTCGACGATCCAACGCAAAGTCGCTGCCGGCGAGTGGAAAGCGGTAGCACGCGGGGTGTACCTCGTCGCCGGGCACCACCGCACAGCCCGGGCTCAAGCCCGCATCGCGGTCCTGTCGGTGCACAACATGGCGGTACTCGGCGGACCAGCGGCCGCCTGGTGGCTCGGACTGCACGACACCGAACCCCGAAAACACCTCGTCTACACCCCGACCCGCGGCAGCGCCCGACGCTCGTCCGCGACCGCGGTGGTCAGGTTCCGGCGACTACACGACGACGACATCACCGAGCATCAAGGTCTCCGAACAACGAGCGCCGCGCTGACCGTCCTCGACGCCTCCCTCGACCTCGGGATCAGCATCCTCGATTCAGCACTACTCAGCACCCGCGTCACCCTCGACGCTCTCCGCGCCGCCCACGACCGCTACCCCAACCGGCACGGGGCACCGCGCGTCGCTGCCTATCTGAAACTCCTCGGCGACGGAGCACGATCGGAAGCCGAACGACTCACCACCGAACTGCTGACCGCCGCTGGGATCTCCGGCTGGATGCCGAACATGCCCGCCTACGGCTACGTCATCGATTTCGCCTTTCCCGACAGGAAGGTCGCAGTCGAAATCGACGGCTTCTCCTTCCACCGTGACGCCGCGGCCTTCCAGCGCGACCGCACCAAGCGCAACCTGCTCACCGCCAACGGATGGACTGTCCTCAACTTCACGTGGACCGACCTCGTCGACCGGCCCGCCCAGGTCGCCGCGGACGTCAGGGCCGTGCTCCGACGAGCGGCCGCCTGA